A stretch of the Mycobacterium shigaense genome encodes the following:
- a CDS encoding DUF6065 family protein has product MSDNSNTPARPLIAFITGENAPTIVPAPTNRAWMTAQSESNKGWPSRCLPMVIANQSGWELRNPCAFTVTWFDQDGVDVVIQPARREPGQLLPASHFGNGIFTWRLPILFRTPPGYNLLVRGPANYPKDAVYPLEGVVETDWASASFSMSWKLTRKLMPVQFEVDEPICMIVPQRRAELEEFVPELRPIESDEDLERKHRLFLRERGAAEHAEQVARVAAGERVEWQGDYTRGKHRDGEAGAPDHQTRRQLRSFVQPEE; this is encoded by the coding sequence ATGAGCGACAACTCCAACACGCCCGCCCGCCCACTGATCGCGTTCATCACCGGTGAGAACGCGCCGACGATTGTCCCGGCGCCGACGAACCGGGCGTGGATGACGGCGCAGTCGGAGTCGAACAAAGGGTGGCCCAGTCGGTGTTTGCCGATGGTCATCGCCAACCAAAGCGGCTGGGAGCTGCGCAATCCGTGCGCGTTCACCGTGACCTGGTTCGATCAGGATGGAGTGGACGTGGTGATCCAACCCGCCCGCCGCGAGCCCGGCCAACTGCTGCCCGCCAGTCATTTCGGCAACGGCATCTTCACCTGGCGTCTGCCGATACTGTTCCGCACGCCGCCCGGCTACAACCTCTTGGTCCGCGGACCGGCGAACTATCCCAAGGATGCCGTGTATCCGTTGGAGGGTGTAGTCGAAACTGACTGGGCGAGTGCAAGTTTCAGCATGAGCTGGAAACTGACGCGCAAACTGATGCCGGTGCAATTCGAGGTCGACGAGCCGATCTGCATGATCGTCCCGCAGCGGCGAGCCGAACTGGAAGAGTTCGTCCCGGAACTGCGGCCCATCGAATCCGACGAAGATCTGGAGCGCAAGCACAGGTTGTTTCTTCGTGAACGTGGCGCCGCAGAGCACGCCGAGCAGGTAGCGAGGGTCGCCGCGGGAGAGCGAGTGGAGTGGCAAGGCGACTACACGCGAGGCAAACACAGAGACGGCGAGGCCGGAGCACCAGACCACCAGACCCGTCGTCAGCTTCGTTCGTTTGTCCAGCCAGAAGAATGA
- the pyrR gene encoding bifunctional pyr operon transcriptional regulator/uracil phosphoribosyltransferase PyrR, with protein MSAAGNAATGRELMSAADVGRTISRIAHQIIEKTALDSADAPRVVLLGIPTRGVILAHRLAVHISEFSGVGLAHGALDITLYRDDLMQKPPRPLEVTSIPEGGIDDSLVILVDDVLYSGRSVRSALDALRDVGRPRSVQLAVLVDRGHRELPVRADYVGKNVPTSRAESVHVQLRETDGRDGVVISRDGDG; from the coding sequence ATGAGTGCTGCGGGGAATGCCGCCACCGGCAGGGAATTGATGTCTGCGGCCGACGTCGGCCGAACCATTTCTCGTATCGCCCATCAAATTATCGAAAAGACCGCGCTGGACAGTGCCGATGCGCCTCGGGTGGTGCTGCTGGGCATACCGACCCGCGGCGTAATCCTGGCCCACCGGCTGGCGGTGCACATCAGCGAATTCAGCGGTGTCGGGCTGGCGCACGGCGCCCTGGACATCACGCTCTACCGCGACGATCTGATGCAAAAGCCGCCGCGGCCGTTGGAGGTGACATCGATCCCGGAGGGTGGAATCGACGACTCGCTGGTGATTCTCGTCGACGACGTGCTGTACTCCGGGCGCTCCGTGCGCTCGGCCCTCGATGCGCTGCGCGACGTGGGCCGGCCGCGGTCCGTCCAGCTCGCGGTGCTGGTTGACCGCGGTCACCGCGAGCTGCCCGTGCGCGCGGACTACGTGGGCAAGAACGTCCCGACCTCGCGTGCCGAGAGCGTGCACGTGCAGCTGCGCGAGACCGACGGCCGCGACGGCGTGGTGATCTCTCGGGACGGTGATGGATGA
- a CDS encoding aspartate carbamoyltransferase catalytic subunit, whose product MTRHLLAAGDLTREEVTAILDDADRFAQALVGREVKKLPTLRGRTIVTMFYENSTRTRVSFEVAGKWMSADVINVSASGSSVGKGESLRDTAFTLRAAGADALIIRHPASGAAHLLADWTGANADGPAVINAGDGTHEHPTQALLDALTIRQRLGGIEGRRVVIVGDILHSRVARSNVMLLSTLGAEVVLVAPPTLLPVGVQNWPVTVSNDFDAELPAADGVLMLRVQAERMNGGFFPSVREYSSLYGLSERRQAMLPGHAVVLHPGPMLRGMEIASSVADSAQSAVLQQVSNGVHVRMAVLFHVLVGAESPTKAVSPGEEGVA is encoded by the coding sequence ATGACCAGACACCTGTTGGCCGCCGGCGATCTGACCCGCGAGGAGGTCACCGCCATCCTCGACGACGCGGACCGGTTCGCGCAGGCGCTGGTGGGCCGCGAGGTCAAGAAGCTGCCGACGCTGCGCGGCCGCACCATCGTCACGATGTTCTACGAGAACTCGACCCGCACCCGGGTCTCGTTCGAGGTGGCCGGCAAGTGGATGAGCGCCGACGTGATCAACGTTAGCGCGTCCGGATCGTCGGTGGGCAAGGGCGAATCGTTGCGCGACACCGCGTTCACGCTGCGCGCCGCCGGTGCCGACGCGCTGATCATTCGCCACCCCGCGTCGGGCGCCGCGCATCTGCTGGCCGACTGGACCGGCGCGAACGCGGACGGGCCGGCTGTGATCAACGCCGGCGACGGCACCCATGAGCACCCGACCCAGGCCCTGTTGGACGCCTTGACCATTCGCCAGCGGCTCGGCGGCATCGAGGGCCGGCGCGTGGTGATCGTGGGCGACATCCTGCACAGCCGGGTGGCCCGGTCCAACGTCATGCTGTTGAGCACTCTGGGCGCCGAGGTGGTGCTGGTGGCGCCGCCGACGCTGTTGCCGGTCGGGGTGCAGAACTGGCCGGTGACCGTATCCAACGACTTCGATGCCGAGCTGCCCGCCGCCGACGGTGTGCTGATGCTGCGGGTGCAGGCCGAGCGGATGAACGGCGGCTTCTTCCCATCCGTGCGCGAATACTCGTCGCTGTACGGGCTGTCCGAGCGGCGCCAGGCGATGCTGCCCGGCCACGCCGTGGTCTTGCATCCGGGGCCGATGCTGCGCGGCATGGAGATCGCATCCTCGGTGGCCGACTCGGCGCAATCGGCAGTGCTGCAACAGGTTTCCAACGGCGTTCACGTGCGGATGGCGGTGCTGTTCCACGTGCTGGTCGGCGCGGAATCGCCTACGAAAGCGGTGTCGCCCGGAGAAGAGGGTGTGGCATGA
- a CDS encoding dihydroorotase translates to MSVLLRGVRLYGEGDRVDVLVDDGQIAEIGSGLAEAGDLGKDLDVIDATGQVLLPGFVDLHTHLREPGREYAEDIETGSAAAALGGYTAVFAMANTNPVADSPVVTDHVWHRGQQVGLVDVHPVGAITVGLAGTELTEMAMMAAGAAQVRMFSDDGVCVHDPLVMRRALEYATGLGVLVAQHAEEPRLTVGAVAHEGPVAARLGLAGWPRAAEESIVARDALLARDAGARVHICHASTAGTVEIVKWAKGQGISITAEVTPHHLLLDDTRLASYDGVNRVNPPLREAADAIALRQALADGVIDCVATDHAPHADHEKCVEFAAARPGMLGLQTALSVVVQTMVVPGLLSWRDVARVMSENPARIVGLPDHGRPLEVGEPANLTVVDPDATWIVAGPELASRSANTPYESMTLPASVTATLLRGKITARDGKSPA, encoded by the coding sequence ATGAGTGTCCTGCTGCGCGGGGTGCGGTTGTACGGCGAGGGCGATCGCGTCGACGTGCTGGTCGATGACGGCCAGATCGCCGAAATCGGGTCCGGGCTCGCCGAGGCCGGAGACCTCGGAAAAGACTTAGACGTGATCGACGCGACGGGTCAGGTGCTGCTGCCCGGGTTCGTCGACCTGCACACCCACCTGCGCGAACCGGGCCGCGAATACGCCGAGGACATCGAAACCGGATCGGCCGCTGCGGCTTTGGGTGGTTACACGGCCGTGTTTGCGATGGCCAACACCAACCCGGTCGCCGACAGCCCGGTGGTCACCGACCACGTCTGGCACCGCGGCCAGCAGGTCGGCCTGGTCGATGTGCACCCCGTCGGCGCGATCACCGTCGGGCTGGCCGGTACCGAGCTCACCGAGATGGCCATGATGGCGGCGGGTGCCGCGCAGGTGCGGATGTTCTCCGATGACGGCGTCTGCGTGCACGACCCGCTGGTGATGCGCCGCGCCCTGGAATACGCCACCGGGCTGGGCGTGCTGGTCGCCCAGCACGCCGAGGAGCCCAGGCTGACCGTCGGCGCGGTCGCCCACGAGGGGCCCGTGGCCGCCAGGCTCGGCCTCGCAGGATGGCCACGCGCCGCCGAGGAATCGATCGTGGCGCGCGACGCGCTGCTGGCCCGCGACGCCGGCGCCCGGGTGCACATCTGCCACGCCTCCACCGCGGGCACCGTCGAGATAGTCAAATGGGCTAAGGGGCAAGGCATTTCGATCACCGCCGAGGTCACGCCGCATCATCTGTTGCTCGACGACACCAGACTGGCCAGCTACGACGGAGTCAACCGGGTCAACCCGCCGCTGCGCGAGGCCGCTGACGCAATCGCGTTGCGTCAAGCGCTGGCCGACGGGGTAATCGATTGCGTGGCCACCGACCACGCCCCGCACGCCGACCACGAAAAGTGCGTCGAGTTCGCCGCGGCGCGTCCCGGCATGCTGGGCCTGCAGACCGCGTTGTCGGTGGTGGTGCAGACCATGGTGGTGCCGGGCTTGTTGAGCTGGCGCGACGTGGCGCGGGTGATGAGCGAAAACCCGGCGCGCATCGTGGGATTGCCCGATCACGGCCGCCCGCTGGAGGTAGGGGAGCCGGCCAACCTGACCGTGGTGGATCCTGACGCCACTTGGATCGTCGCCGGCCCCGAGCTGGCCAGCCGGTCGGCGAATACGCCCTATGAGTCGATGACGTTGCCCGCCAGCGTGACTGCCACGCTGCTGCGCGGCAAGATCACCGCTCGGGACGGAAAGAGTCCGGCATGA
- a CDS encoding PH-like domain-containing protein, with protein MNSATLVGSLIFAVVLVVVIAIVIQLMMVGWRRRARRQEELIGDLPDVPIEVGAATTTLRGVYVGSTLGTEWTERVTAGDLGYRSKAVLSRYPEGILLQRIRANPIWIPQDSIAEVRTERQMAGKLAARNGILAIRWRLPSGIEIDTGFRASNRDEYDGWVEEAA; from the coding sequence ATGAACTCCGCCACGCTGGTGGGGTCGCTGATCTTCGCTGTCGTACTGGTGGTGGTGATCGCCATCGTGATCCAGTTGATGATGGTCGGCTGGCGCCGGCGCGCGCGGCGGCAGGAGGAGCTGATCGGCGACCTGCCCGACGTGCCGATCGAGGTCGGCGCCGCCACCACCACGCTGCGCGGGGTGTACGTGGGCTCCACCCTGGGCACCGAATGGACCGAGCGGGTCACCGCAGGCGATCTGGGCTACCGCAGCAAGGCGGTTCTGAGTCGTTACCCGGAAGGTATTCTGCTGCAACGTATCCGGGCAAACCCGATCTGGATCCCGCAGGACTCGATCGCCGAGGTGCGTACCGAGCGCCAGATGGCCGGAAAGCTTGCCGCCCGCAATGGGATACTGGCCATCCGATGGCGGCTGCCGTCCGGCATCGAGATCGACACGGGCTTCCGGGCGAGCAATCGGGATGAATACGACGGCTGGGTCGAGGAGGCGGCGTGA
- the carA gene encoding glutamine-hydrolyzing carbamoyl-phosphate synthase small subunit produces the protein MKAQLVLEDGRVFTGRPFGKIGQTLGEAVFSTAMSGYQETLTDPSYHRQIVVATAPQIGNTGWNCEDAESRGDKIWVAGYAVRDPSPRPSNWRATGTLEDELVRQDIVGIAGIDTRAVVRHLRSRGSMKAGVFSGGSLAEPAELVERVRSQQSMLGADLAGEVSTPDAYVVEPDGPQRFIVAALDLGIKTNTPRNFARRGVRSHVLPASATFPQIADLSPDGVFLSNGPGDPATADRVVALTREVLGAGIPLFGICFGNQILGRALGLSTYKMVFGHRGINIPVIDHATGRVAVTAQNHGFALEGEAGQRFDTPFGHAIVSHTCANDGVVEGVKLLDGRAFSVQYHPEAAAGPHDAEYLFDQFIDLMESHNTGGAR, from the coding sequence GTGAAAGCGCAACTGGTACTTGAGGACGGCCGCGTCTTCACCGGAAGGCCGTTCGGCAAGATCGGCCAGACGCTCGGGGAAGCGGTCTTTTCCACCGCCATGTCGGGTTACCAGGAGACCCTGACCGACCCCAGCTACCACCGCCAGATCGTGGTGGCCACCGCCCCGCAGATCGGCAACACCGGCTGGAACTGCGAGGACGCCGAAAGCCGGGGCGACAAGATCTGGGTGGCCGGTTACGCGGTGCGCGACCCGTCGCCGCGCCCGTCCAACTGGCGGGCCACCGGGACGCTGGAAGACGAGCTGGTCCGCCAGGACATCGTCGGGATCGCCGGCATCGACACCCGCGCGGTGGTGCGGCATCTGCGCAGCCGCGGCTCGATGAAGGCCGGGGTGTTCTCGGGCGGTTCCCTGGCCGAGCCGGCCGAGCTGGTCGAGCGGGTGCGGAGCCAGCAGTCGATGCTGGGAGCCGACCTCGCCGGGGAAGTCAGCACGCCCGATGCCTACGTCGTGGAACCCGATGGGCCACAACGGTTCATCGTCGCGGCGTTGGACCTCGGGATCAAGACGAACACGCCGCGCAACTTCGCCCGGCGCGGCGTCCGCAGCCACGTGCTGCCGGCGTCGGCCACCTTCCCCCAGATCGCGGACCTCAGCCCGGACGGCGTGTTCTTGTCGAACGGGCCCGGCGACCCGGCAACCGCCGACCGCGTCGTCGCGCTCACCCGGGAGGTGCTGGGTGCCGGAATCCCGTTGTTCGGGATCTGTTTCGGCAATCAGATCCTGGGCCGCGCCCTGGGCCTGTCGACTTACAAGATGGTCTTCGGCCACCGCGGCATCAACATCCCGGTCATCGACCACGCCACCGGCCGGGTCGCCGTCACCGCGCAGAACCACGGTTTCGCGCTCGAAGGGGAGGCGGGCCAGCGGTTCGACACCCCGTTCGGCCATGCCATCGTCAGCCACACCTGCGCCAACGACGGGGTGGTTGAGGGCGTCAAACTGCTTGACGGCCGGGCATTTTCGGTCCAGTACCATCCGGAGGCCGCAGCCGGCCCGCACGATGCGGAGTATCTGTTCGACCAATTCATCGATCTGATGGAATCCCACAACACAGGAGGGGCACGCTAG
- the carB gene encoding carbamoyl-phosphate synthase large subunit has translation MPRRSDLKHVLVIGSGPIVIGQACEFDYSGTQACRVLRAEGLQVSLVNSNPATIMTDPEYADHTYVEPITAAFVEKVIAQQAARGNKIDALLATLGGQTALNTAVALYENGALERHGVELIGADFDAIQRGEDRQMFKDIVAKVGGESARSRVCFTMDEVRETVAEVGLPVVVRPSFTMGGLGSGMARSVEEVDRMAGAGLAASPSANVLIEESIFGWKEFELELMRDGNDNVVVVCSIENVDPMGVHTGDSVTVAPAMTLTDREYQRMRDLGIAILREVGVDTGGCNIQFAINPADGRLIVIEMNPRVSRSSALASKATGFPIAKIAAKLAIGYTLDEIVNDITKETPACFEPTLDYVVVKAPRFAFEKFPGADPTLTTTMKSVGEAMSLGRNFIEALGKVMRSLETSRAGFWTKPDAHGDVAEVLTRLQTPTEGRLYDIELALRQGASVERVAEASGVDPWFVAQIGELINLRAELVDAPVLDADLLRQAKHSGLSDRQIAALRPELAGEDGVRSLRERLDIHPVYKTVDTCAAEFEAKTPYHYSSYELDPAAESEVAPQTEKPKVLILGSGPNRIGQGIEFDYSCVHAATTLSEAGFETVMVNCNPETVSTDYDTADRLYFEPLTFEDVLEVYRAEAQSAGLNSGGPGVVGVIVQLGGQTPLGLAQRLADAGVPIVGTPPEAIDLAEDRGAFGDVLASAGLPAPKYGTATTFAQARRIADDIGYPVLVRPSYVLGGRGMEIVYDEETLRDYITRATELSPEHPVLVDRFLEDAVEIDVDALCDGSEVYIGGIMEHIEEAGIHSGDSACALPPVTLGRSDIEKVRRATEGIAHGIGVIGLLNVQYALKDDVLYVLEANPRASRTVPFVSKATAIPLAKACARVMLGANISQLRDEGLLAAFGDGANAAQDAPIAVKEAVLPFHRFRRADGSAIDSLLGPEMKSTGEVMGIDRDFGSAFAKSQTAAYGSLPAEGTVFVSVANRDKRSLVFPVKRLYDLGFRVLATEGTAEMLRRNGIPCDEVRKHFEPPQPGRPAVSAVEAIKAGEVDMVINTPYGNSGPRIDGYEIRSVAVSASIPCVTTVQGASAAVQGIEAGIRGGIGVRSLQELHSQIGAGGNGR, from the coding sequence GTGCCGCGGCGCAGTGACCTCAAGCATGTCCTGGTGATCGGCTCGGGGCCGATCGTGATCGGGCAGGCCTGCGAGTTCGACTACTCCGGCACCCAGGCCTGCCGGGTGCTGCGGGCCGAGGGTCTGCAAGTCAGCCTGGTCAACTCCAATCCGGCCACCATCATGACCGACCCCGAGTACGCCGACCACACCTACGTCGAGCCGATCACCGCTGCCTTCGTGGAGAAGGTGATCGCCCAGCAGGCCGCGCGCGGCAACAAGATCGACGCGCTGCTGGCCACCCTCGGCGGGCAGACCGCGCTGAACACCGCGGTCGCGCTGTACGAGAACGGGGCGCTGGAGCGCCACGGAGTCGAGCTCATCGGCGCCGACTTCGACGCCATCCAACGCGGCGAGGACCGGCAGATGTTCAAGGACATCGTCGCCAAGGTCGGCGGTGAATCCGCGCGCAGCCGAGTGTGTTTCACCATGGACGAGGTCCGCGAGACGGTCGCCGAGGTCGGCCTGCCCGTCGTCGTGCGCCCCAGCTTCACGATGGGCGGGCTGGGCTCGGGCATGGCGCGTTCGGTCGAGGAGGTCGACCGGATGGCCGGCGCAGGGCTGGCCGCCAGCCCGAGCGCCAACGTGCTGATCGAGGAATCGATCTTCGGCTGGAAGGAATTCGAACTCGAGCTCATGCGCGACGGCAACGACAACGTCGTGGTGGTTTGCTCGATCGAGAACGTCGACCCGATGGGCGTGCACACCGGTGACTCGGTCACCGTCGCGCCCGCCATGACGCTGACCGACCGGGAATACCAGCGGATGCGCGATCTGGGCATCGCGATCCTGCGCGAGGTCGGCGTCGACACCGGCGGCTGCAACATCCAGTTCGCCATCAACCCGGCCGACGGGCGGCTGATCGTCATCGAGATGAACCCCCGGGTATCCCGTTCCAGCGCACTGGCATCCAAGGCGACCGGCTTCCCGATCGCCAAGATCGCGGCCAAGCTGGCCATCGGCTACACGCTCGACGAGATCGTCAACGACATCACCAAGGAGACGCCCGCCTGCTTCGAGCCCACCCTGGACTACGTCGTGGTCAAGGCGCCGCGGTTCGCGTTTGAGAAATTCCCCGGCGCCGACCCCACCCTGACCACCACGATGAAATCCGTCGGCGAGGCCATGTCGCTGGGCCGCAACTTCATCGAGGCCCTCGGTAAGGTCATGCGGTCCCTGGAGACCAGCCGAGCCGGCTTCTGGACCAAGCCCGACGCGCACGGCGACGTCGCCGAGGTGCTGACCCGGCTGCAGACCCCGACCGAGGGCCGGCTCTACGACATCGAATTGGCGCTGCGCCAGGGCGCCTCGGTCGAGCGGGTCGCCGAGGCCAGCGGCGTGGACCCGTGGTTCGTCGCGCAGATCGGTGAGCTGATCAACCTGCGTGCCGAGCTCGTCGACGCCCCGGTGCTCGATGCCGACCTGCTGCGGCAGGCCAAGCACAGCGGGCTGTCCGATCGCCAGATCGCCGCGCTGCGACCGGAATTGGCCGGTGAGGACGGGGTGCGCTCGCTGCGTGAACGGCTCGACATCCACCCCGTGTACAAGACGGTGGACACTTGCGCGGCGGAGTTCGAGGCCAAGACGCCCTACCACTACAGCAGCTACGAGCTCGACCCCGCCGCCGAGAGCGAGGTCGCGCCGCAGACCGAGAAGCCCAAGGTGCTCATCCTGGGCTCGGGGCCGAACCGGATCGGCCAGGGCATCGAATTCGATTACAGCTGCGTGCACGCCGCAACGACGCTGAGCGAGGCCGGCTTCGAGACGGTGATGGTCAACTGCAACCCGGAGACCGTGTCGACCGACTACGACACCGCCGACCGGCTGTATTTCGAGCCGCTGACGTTCGAGGACGTCCTCGAGGTGTACCGCGCCGAGGCGCAGTCGGCCGGCTTGAATTCCGGCGGCCCGGGGGTCGTCGGCGTCATCGTGCAGCTCGGTGGGCAGACCCCGCTGGGTCTGGCGCAGCGGCTCGCCGACGCCGGCGTGCCCATCGTGGGCACCCCGCCGGAGGCCATCGATCTGGCCGAGGACCGCGGCGCCTTCGGCGACGTGCTCGCCAGTGCCGGGCTGCCGGCGCCGAAGTACGGCACCGCAACGACATTCGCCCAGGCTCGCCGGATCGCCGACGACATCGGGTATCCGGTCCTGGTGCGCCCGTCGTACGTACTCGGCGGGCGCGGCATGGAGATCGTCTACGACGAAGAGACGTTGCGGGACTACATCACCCGTGCCACCGAGCTGTCCCCGGAGCACCCGGTGCTGGTGGACCGCTTCCTCGAGGACGCGGTCGAGATCGATGTCGACGCGTTGTGTGACGGTTCGGAGGTCTACATCGGCGGCATCATGGAGCACATCGAGGAGGCCGGCATCCACTCCGGCGACTCGGCCTGCGCACTGCCGCCCGTGACGCTGGGCCGCAGCGACATCGAAAAGGTGCGCCGCGCGACGGAGGGCATCGCGCACGGCATCGGCGTGATCGGCCTGCTCAACGTGCAGTACGCCCTGAAGGACGACGTGCTCTATGTCCTGGAGGCCAACCCGCGGGCCAGCCGCACCGTTCCGTTCGTGTCCAAGGCCACCGCGATTCCGCTTGCCAAGGCCTGCGCCCGGGTCATGTTGGGTGCCAACATTTCCCAGCTTCGCGACGAGGGGCTGCTGGCGGCATTCGGGGACGGTGCCAACGCGGCGCAGGACGCCCCGATCGCGGTCAAGGAAGCGGTGCTGCCCTTCCACCGGTTCCGCCGTGCCGACGGGTCGGCCATCGACTCGTTGCTCGGCCCGGAGATGAAATCGACCGGGGAAGTCATGGGCATCGACCGCGATTTCGGCAGCGCGTTCGCCAAGAGCCAGACCGCGGCCTACGGTTCGTTGCCGGCCGAGGGCACCGTGTTCGTCTCGGTCGCCAACCGCGACAAGCGATCCCTGGTGTTCCCGGTCAAACGCCTGTACGACTTGGGATTCCGCGTGCTCGCCACGGAGGGAACTGCGGAGATGTTGCGCCGCAACGGGATTCCCTGCGACGAAGTGCGCAAGCACTTCGAGCCGCCGCAGCCGGGGCGCCCGGCGGTCTCGGCGGTCGAAGCGATCAAGGCCGGTGAGGTCGACATGGTGATCAACACGCCCTACGGCAACTCCGGTCCGCGCATCGACGGCTACGAGATCCGCTCGGTGGCGGTGTCGGCCAGCATTCCCTGCGTGACGACCGTGCAGGGGGCCTCGGCGGCCGTGCAGGGCATCGAGGCGGGCATCCGCGGCGGGATCGGGGTGCGATCGCTGCAGGAGCTGCACAGTCAGATCGGCGCCGGGGGTAACGGCCGATGA
- the pyrF gene encoding orotidine-5'-phosphate decarboxylase yields the protein MTGFGARLAAAKLSRGPLCLGIDPHPELLRAWDLPTTVDGLATFCDTCIEAFSGFAVVKPQVAFFESYGSAGYAVLEHTIAALRAAGVLVLADAKRGDIGTTMAAYATAWAGDSPLAADAVTASPYLGFGSLRPLLEAAAAHDRGVFVVAASSNPEGGTVQRATFDGRTVSQLVIDQAAVVNRSSTTNEPGYVGVVVGATVYEAPDVSALGGPVLVPGVGVQGGRPDALAGLGGATPGQLLPAVAREVLRAGPDVAKLRAAGERMLEAVSYLSVS from the coding sequence ATGACCGGGTTCGGCGCCCGGCTGGCCGCGGCGAAGCTCAGCCGCGGGCCGCTGTGTCTGGGCATCGACCCCCATCCCGAGCTGCTGCGCGCCTGGGACCTGCCGACCACCGTCGACGGGCTGGCCACGTTCTGCGACACCTGTATCGAAGCGTTCTCGGGCTTCGCGGTCGTCAAACCCCAGGTCGCGTTCTTCGAGTCGTACGGTTCCGCGGGGTACGCCGTCCTGGAGCACACCATCGCCGCGCTGCGCGCGGCCGGCGTGTTGGTGCTGGCCGACGCCAAGCGCGGGGACATCGGGACCACGATGGCGGCCTACGCGACCGCCTGGGCCGGCGACTCGCCGCTGGCCGCCGACGCGGTGACGGCCTCGCCCTACCTGGGCTTCGGTTCGCTGCGCCCGCTGCTGGAGGCCGCGGCGGCACACGATCGGGGCGTGTTCGTCGTGGCGGCCAGCTCCAATCCGGAGGGCGGGACCGTGCAGCGCGCCACGTTCGACGGCCGCACGGTGTCCCAGCTGGTCATCGACCAGGCGGCGGTGGTCAACCGGTCCTCGACCACGAACGAGCCGGGTTACGTCGGCGTTGTCGTCGGCGCGACCGTCTACGAGGCGCCCGATGTCAGCGCGCTGGGCGGCCCGGTGCTGGTGCCGGGCGTCGGCGTGCAGGGCGGGCGTCCCGACGCGCTGGCGGGCCTCGGAGGGGCCACGCCGGGGCAGCTGCTGCCGGCGGTGGCGCGCGAGGTGCTCCGCGCCGGGCCGGACGTGGCGAAGCTGCGGGCCGCGGGCGAACGGATGCTGGAAGCCGTTTCGTACCTGTCGGTCAGCTAG
- the mihF gene encoding integration host factor, actinobacterial type, with protein MALPQLTDEQRAAALEKAAAARRARAELKDRLKRGGTNLTQVLKDAESDEVLGKMKVSALLEALPKVGKVKAQEIMTELEIAPTRRLRGLGDRQRKALLEKFGSA; from the coding sequence GTGGCCCTTCCCCAGTTGACCGACGAGCAGCGCGCGGCCGCGTTGGAGAAGGCGGCTGCCGCACGTCGAGCGCGAGCAGAGCTCAAGGACCGGCTGAAGCGCGGTGGCACCAACCTCACGCAGGTGCTCAAGGACGCCGAAAGCGATGAAGTCTTGGGCAAGATGAAGGTTTCTGCGCTGCTCGAGGCGTTGCCCAAGGTGGGCAAGGTCAAGGCGCAGGAAATCATGACCGAACTGGAAATCGCGCCGACCCGCCGCCTGCGCGGTCTCGGCGACCGGCAGCGCAAGGCGCTGCTGGAAAAGTTCGGCTCCGCCTAA
- the gmk gene encoding guanylate kinase: MSSGEGPDVECGARPGPAGPGRVVVLSGPSAVGKSTVVRCLRDRIPNLHFSVSATTRAPRPGEVDGVDYHFVSPARFQQLIDNGDLLEWAEIHGGLQRSGTLAEPVRAATAAGLPVLIEVDLAGARAIKKAMPEALTVFLAPPSWEDLEARLIGRGTETPDAIRRRLDTARIELAAQNDFDRVVVNSQLESACAELVSLLVDNAPDPA, encoded by the coding sequence ATGAGCTCCGGCGAGGGACCGGACGTCGAGTGCGGGGCACGTCCCGGGCCTGCCGGCCCAGGGCGTGTGGTCGTGCTGTCCGGTCCCTCCGCGGTCGGCAAGTCGACGGTGGTTCGGTGCCTGCGGGATCGGATTCCGAACCTCCATTTCAGTGTGTCGGCCACGACGCGCGCGCCGCGGCCCGGTGAAGTCGACGGTGTCGACTATCACTTCGTCAGTCCGGCCCGCTTCCAGCAGCTCATCGACAACGGTGACTTGCTGGAGTGGGCGGAGATCCACGGCGGCCTGCAGCGATCGGGCACACTGGCCGAGCCGGTGCGGGCCGCCACCGCGGCTGGGCTGCCGGTGCTCATCGAGGTCGACCTGGCCGGGGCCCGGGCCATCAAGAAAGCGATGCCCGAAGCCCTGACGGTGTTCCTCGCCCCGCCTAGCTGGGAAGACCTGGAGGCCAGGCTCATCGGACGCGGCACCGAGACGCCGGACGCCATCCGCCGTCGCCTGGACACCGCCCGTATCGAATTGGCAGCTCAGAACGACTTCGACCGCGTCGTCGTCAACAGTCAATTGGAGTCTGCCTGCGCAGAATTGGTATCCTTGCTGGTGGACAATGCGCCTGACCCGGCATGA